One genomic segment of Fusobacterium nucleatum includes these proteins:
- a CDS encoding heavy-metal-associated domain-containing protein: protein MKLNLKIDGMGCEHCIKSVREALEGINGIKVLDVKIGSAEVEAENDSILNEIREKLDDAGYDLV from the coding sequence ATGAAATTAAATTTAAAAATCGATGGTATGGGCTGTGAACATTGTATTAAATCTGTTAGAGAAGCACTTGAAGGAATAAATGGAATAAAAGTTTTAGATGTAAAAATTGGTTCAGCAGAAGTAGAAGCAGAAAATGATAGTATATTAAATGAAATAAGAGAAAAGCTAGATGATGCAGGTTATGATTTAGTTTAG
- a CDS encoding OmpA family protein, translated as MGKRKNSTTIIVMLFLLIFSLPALAAQALTTTQMRENSIRINALELKNIDILNSEAPKEMTIVLDERSLNFDFDKSNVKPQYYDLLKNIKEFVEQNNYELTIVGHTDSIGSNAYNFKLSRRRAESVKAKLLEFGLSEDRIVGIEAMGEEQPIATNATKEGRAQNRRVEFKLVQRETVQGTTATPVANENK; from the coding sequence ATGGGAAAGAGAAAAAACTCAACAACAATAATAGTAATGTTGTTCTTATTAATATTTTCTTTACCAGCATTAGCAGCTCAAGCGTTAACAACAACACAAATGCGTGAAAATAGTATAAGAATAAATGCGCTAGAATTAAAAAATATAGATATATTAAATTCAGAAGCACCAAAAGAAATGACAATAGTATTAGATGAAAGATCATTAAACTTTGATTTTGATAAATCAAATGTAAAACCACAATATTATGATTTATTAAAAAATATAAAAGAATTTGTAGAACAAAACAACTATGAACTAACAATAGTAGGACATACAGACTCAATAGGAAGTAATGCATATAACTTTAAACTTTCAAGAAGAAGAGCAGAAAGTGTAAAAGCGAAATTGTTAGAATTTGGATTATCAGAAGATAGAATAGTAGGAATAGAAGCAATGGGAGAAGAACAACCAATAGCGACTAATGCAACAAAAGAAGGAAGAGCACAAAACAGAAGAGTTGAATTTAAGTTAGTTCAAAGAGAAACTGTTCAAGGTACAACAGCCACTCCAGTAGCAAATGAAAATAAATAG
- a CDS encoding toxin-antitoxin system YwqK family antitoxin gives MKKVLSALLLIIAMLLSACGEVKYEYKDGVMYGDGKEATGTFEFKAGKYKVKGNFVNGLPDGTLEKYYSDGNIMVKDTYVNGENTKEEIYYKNGQLMGTFSDDEDLKFYYDDGKLIMTYNDKIGETLIYHENGNPLMTTNNKETAIYNENNEMLFKVENNKIVDIGATLKNLENGSFEFVKDNKVIAKIDANGEIINYLYSTGETMLKVNETTGVTEFFFKNGNTFMKQEGNKSIVNYKDGKTLYEIEGDVWKFYNQEGEEIISNFELITDIKKVD, from the coding sequence ATGAAAAAAGTATTATCAGCATTATTATTAATTATTGCAATGTTATTATCTGCCTGTGGTGAAGTAAAATATGAATACAAAGATGGTGTGATGTATGGAGATGGAAAAGAAGCAACAGGAACATTTGAATTTAAAGCAGGTAAATATAAGGTTAAAGGAAACTTTGTAAATGGATTACCTGATGGAACACTTGAAAAATATTATTCAGATGGAAATATTATGGTAAAAGATACCTATGTAAATGGAGAAAATACAAAAGAAGAAATATATTATAAAAATGGTCAATTAATGGGTACTTTCTCAGATGATGAAGATTTAAAATTTTATTATGATGATGGAAAACTTATTATGACTTATAATGATAAAATAGGTGAAACTCTAATTTATCATGAAAATGGAAATCCTCTAATGACTACTAATAACAAAGAAACAGCTATATACAATGAAAATAATGAAATGTTATTTAAAGTAGAAAATAATAAAATAGTAGATATTGGAGCAACTTTAAAAAACTTAGAAAATGGTTCATTTGAGTTTGTAAAGGATAATAAGGTCATAGCTAAAATAGATGCTAATGGAGAGATTATTAATTACTTATATTCAACTGGAGAAACAATGTTAAAAGTAAATGAAACTACTGGAGTAACTGAATTTTTCTTTAAAAATGGTAATACTTTTATGAAACAAGAAGGTAATAAAAGTATTGTAAATTATAAAGATGGAAAAACATTATATGAGATAGAAGGAGATGTATGGAAATTTTATAATCAAGAAGGAGAAGAAATCATTAGTAATTTTGAATTGATTACAGATATAAAAAAAGTAGATTAA
- a CDS encoding toxin-antitoxin system YwqK family antitoxin — protein sequence MKKGIILLALIFGACVNLENIGGNSGGDVKEIKTTNINTSKNYERKNGVLYVDNVLANGKQEYKEKNGVVIKGNYREGLPDGVQEKYYPSGKIYGKINIINNKTEGTETNYYENGKTLSQLDYTQGKLISGKIYYENGDLLTKIEGKKMTIYYSSGKKLFAMDKSDVAVYHENGKEVFSNSDQGVKINGEDAEKSILDMFSKDKLLKTAFYLLTSSTVQAEYKNGKPSIQLQGTTAVMYYESGKILLELSPSLDGTVNSKIYYENGQLMQVEDRNKSGRSVKVYDKAGNLISDTTYSKEHEIRQMF from the coding sequence ATGAAAAAAGGAATTATATTATTAGCATTAATTTTTGGAGCTTGTGTAAATTTAGAAAATATTGGTGGTAATTCAGGAGGAGATGTAAAAGAAATTAAAACTACTAATATAAATACAAGTAAAAATTATGAAAGAAAAAATGGAGTTTTATATGTGGATAATGTTCTTGCTAACGGAAAACAAGAATATAAAGAAAAGAATGGTGTTGTAATAAAAGGAAATTATAGAGAAGGTTTACCTGATGGAGTACAAGAAAAATATTATCCAAGTGGTAAGATATATGGAAAAATTAATATAATAAATAATAAGACAGAGGGAACAGAAACTAATTATTATGAAAATGGTAAGACACTTTCTCAACTTGATTATACACAAGGAAAATTAATTTCTGGAAAAATATATTATGAAAATGGAGATTTGTTAACTAAGATAGAAGGTAAAAAAATGACCATTTACTATTCAAGCGGTAAAAAACTATTCGCTATGGATAAGTCAGATGTAGCAGTATATCATGAAAATGGAAAAGAAGTCTTTTCTAATTCTGATCAAGGAGTTAAAATAAATGGTGAAGATGCTGAAAAATCTATTTTAGATATGTTTTCAAAAGATAAATTGTTAAAAACAGCATTTTATTTATTGACTTCTAGTACAGTACAAGCAGAATATAAGAATGGGAAACCATCTATACAGTTGCAAGGGACAACAGCTGTTATGTATTATGAAAGCGGAAAAATATTATTAGAGTTATCTCCAAGTTTAGATGGAACAGTAAATAGCAAAATTTATTATGAAAATGGTCAATTAATGCAAGTGGAAGATAGAAATAAATCAGGTAGAAGTGTAAAAGTATATGATAAAGCAGGAAATTTAATCTCTGATACTACTTACTCAAAAGAACATGAAATAAGACAAATGTTTTAA
- a CDS encoding adhesion protein FadA, with the protein MKVKILLCSMLILGSLSYAAEVDSVAQEVMSEVKNIEAEYQALVQKEMERKEEFRQEKEALEKEVQELKERQLGREELYAKLKEDAKIRWHRDEYKKLLKRFDEYYNKLEQKIADKEQQIVELTKLLEVLN; encoded by the coding sequence ATGAAAGTAAAAATTTTATTATGCTCAATGTTGATATTGGGATCATTATCTTATGCAGCAGAAGTAGATTCAGTAGCACAAGAAGTAATGAGCGAAGTAAAAAATATTGAAGCAGAATATCAAGCATTAGTGCAAAAAGAAATGGAAAGAAAAGAAGAGTTTAGACAAGAAAAGGAAGCTCTAGAAAAAGAAGTACAAGAACTAAAAGAAAGACAACTAGGAAGAGAAGAACTTTATGCTAAATTAAAAGAAGATGCAAAAATAAGATGGCATAGAGATGAGTACAAAAAATTACTAAAAAGATTCGACGAATACTACAACAAACTAGAACAAAAGATAGCAGACAAAGAACAACAAATAGTAGAATTAACAAAATTATTAGAAGTATTAAATTAA
- a CDS encoding FAD-I family protein has protein sequence MKNKILFGTMLALLLVGSVSFADDDADKKRLLEEYDRMQEEKAKAQPEMTEVVGENGEVVVTEGEEVAMAPKKAEKDMTESERMDVEIQRIKKRMLEINDKIENYNKTNEMIDNLEKNVGELERKVNY, from the coding sequence GTGAAAAATAAAATATTATTTGGAACAATGTTAGCATTACTTTTAGTAGGTTCAGTTTCATTTGCAGATGATGATGCAGATAAAAAGAGACTATTAGAAGAATATGACAGAATGCAAGAAGAAAAGGCAAAAGCACAACCAGAAATGACAGAAGTTGTAGGAGAAAATGGAGAAGTAGTTGTAACAGAAGGAGAAGAAGTTGCAATGGCTCCAAAGAAAGCAGAAAAAGATATGACAGAATCAGAAAGAATGGATGTAGAAATTCAAAGAATTAAAAAAAGAATGTTAGAAATAAATGATAAGATTGAAAATTACAATAAAACAAATGAAATGATAGACAACTTAGAAAAGAATGTTGGGGAATTAGAAAGAAAAGTAAATTATTAA
- a CDS encoding heavy metal translocating P-type ATPase: MVKVGNNQENENQKLELKIDGISCQACVAKIERKLSKTNGVGKALVNISNNMADIEYNEKEIKASEIMKIIEKLGYTPKRREDLKDKEEAIRAEKKLKVELTKSKIVIILSFILMYISMSHMFGLPLPNILNPEINTVNYVLAQLILAITVMIIGKRFYKVGFRQLYMLSPNMDSLVAVGTSSAFIYSLYISYKIFTDKNIHLMHSLYYESAAMIIAFVMLGKYLETLSKGKASAAIKKLVNFQAKKANIIRNSEIVEIDIEEVSKGDTVFIKPGEKIPVDGVIIEGHSTIDESMITGESIPVEKAENDKVYSGSINKDGALKVIVNATEGETLISKIAKLVEDAQMTKAPIARLADKVSLIFVPTVISIAIFAALLWWFLIKYNVISVSQNPFEFILTIFISILIIACPCSLGLATPTAIMVGTGKGAELGILIKSGEALEKLNQIDTIVFDKTGTLTEGTPKVIDIVSLVNINKDEILKIAASMEVSSEHPLGKAVYDEALEKNINLYDVKNFLAISGRGVIGEIETKKYLLGNKKLLLDNNIKDLYEEEIHKYELQGKTTILLADEEKLIAFITLADVVRNESLELIKKLKKENIKTYMLTGDNERTARVIAEKLGIDDVIAEVSPEDKYKKVKELQEQGKKVAMVGDGINDSPALAQADVGMAIGSGTDIAIESADIVLMGKDIEIILTAIRLSRATIKNIKENLFWAFFYNTCGIPIAGGLLYLFTGHLLNPMIAGLAMGMSSVSVVSNALRLKRFK; this comes from the coding sequence GTGGTCAAAGTGGGAAATAATCAAGAAAATGAAAATCAAAAATTAGAGTTAAAAATTGATGGTATAAGTTGTCAAGCCTGTGTAGCAAAAATTGAAAGAAAGTTATCAAAGACTAATGGAGTAGGAAAAGCCCTTGTTAATATTTCAAATAATATGGCAGATATTGAATATAATGAGAAAGAAATAAAAGCTAGTGAAATTATGAAAATAATTGAAAAGCTAGGTTATACTCCAAAAAGAAGAGAAGATTTAAAAGATAAAGAAGAAGCAATCAGAGCAGAAAAAAAGTTAAAAGTAGAATTAACTAAATCAAAAATTGTTATAATTTTATCTTTTATTCTTATGTATATTTCAATGAGCCATATGTTTGGACTGCCACTTCCAAATATACTTAATCCAGAAATAAATACTGTAAATTATGTGCTAGCACAATTAATTTTAGCTATAACTGTTATGATAATTGGAAAAAGATTTTATAAGGTTGGTTTTAGGCAGTTATATATGTTAAGTCCTAATATGGATAGCTTGGTAGCAGTGGGAACAAGTTCAGCATTTATATATAGTCTATATATAAGTTATAAAATATTTACAGATAAGAATATTCATTTAATGCACTCACTATATTATGAATCAGCTGCAATGATAATAGCCTTTGTAATGCTTGGAAAATACTTAGAAACTTTAAGTAAAGGTAAAGCCTCAGCTGCAATAAAGAAATTAGTAAATTTTCAAGCTAAAAAAGCTAATATTATAAGAAATAGTGAAATAGTTGAAATAGATATAGAAGAAGTATCAAAAGGAGATACAGTTTTTATAAAGCCTGGTGAAAAAATTCCAGTCGATGGTGTAATAATAGAGGGACATTCAACTATTGATGAGTCAATGATTACAGGAGAAAGTATCCCAGTTGAAAAAGCAGAAAATGATAAGGTATATAGTGGAAGTATAAATAAAGATGGAGCATTGAAAGTAATTGTAAATGCAACAGAAGGAGAAACTTTAATATCAAAAATAGCAAAACTTGTTGAAGATGCACAGATGACAAAAGCACCAATAGCAAGGCTAGCAGATAAAGTTTCTTTGATATTTGTTCCAACAGTTATTTCTATCGCTATTTTTGCAGCTTTACTTTGGTGGTTTTTGATAAAGTATAATGTAATATCAGTAAGTCAAAATCCATTTGAGTTTATATTAACCATTTTTATATCTATACTTATAATTGCCTGTCCTTGTTCATTAGGGCTTGCTACACCAACAGCTATAATGGTTGGAACAGGTAAAGGGGCAGAGTTAGGTATCTTAATAAAATCAGGTGAAGCCTTAGAAAAATTAAATCAAATTGATACTATTGTTTTTGATAAAACAGGAACTTTAACAGAAGGTACACCAAAAGTTATAGATATAGTAAGTTTAGTTAATATAAATAAAGATGAGATATTAAAGATAGCTGCTTCTATGGAAGTAAGTTCAGAACATCCACTAGGAAAGGCAGTCTATGATGAAGCATTAGAAAAGAATATAAATCTATATGATGTAAAAAATTTCTTAGCTATTTCAGGTAGGGGAGTGATTGGAGAAATTGAAACTAAAAAATATTTATTGGGAAATAAAAAATTACTTCTTGATAATAATATAAAAGATTTATATGAAGAAGAAATACATAAATATGAGCTACAAGGAAAGACAACTATTCTTTTAGCTGATGAAGAAAAGTTAATTGCTTTTATAACATTGGCAGATGTTGTTAGAAATGAAAGTCTTGAACTTATAAAGAAATTAAAAAAAGAAAATATAAAAACATATATGCTTACTGGAGATAATGAAAGAACTGCAAGAGTAATAGCAGAAAAATTAGGAATAGATGATGTTATTGCAGAAGTGTCCCCTGAAGATAAATATAAAAAGGTTAAGGAATTACAAGAACAAGGTAAGAAAGTTGCAATGGTTGGGGATGGAATAAATGATTCTCCTGCACTTGCACAAGCAGATGTTGGAATGGCAATAGGAAGTGGAACAGATATTGCAATAGAAAGTGCTGATATAGTTCTTATGGGAAAAGATATAGAAATTATTCTTACTGCTATAAGATTGAGTAGAGCAACTATAAAAAATATTAAAGAAAATCTATTCTGGGCATTTTTCTACAATACTTGCGGTATTCCAATAGCTGGAGGTTTACTATATTTATTCACAGGACATTTACTAAATCCTATGATAGCAGGGCTTGCTATGGGAATGAGTTCTGTATCAGTTGTAAGCAATGCTTTGAGGTTAAAGAGATTTAAGTAA
- a CDS encoding DUF2335 domain-containing protein, with translation MTSGKKDKEGLIIQSYRGVIPPPTAMEGYEKVCPGAADRILAMAENDLKHKHEIETKEQDSIVRCRDEVLNSEISNFRRGQYFGFVIIVIALIGGFYLVLNNQKIGGYITLVSTVLLYFGAIMYRNKIEKQNKDFEGEEV, from the coding sequence ATGACTAGTGGAAAAAAAGATAAAGAAGGACTTATCATACAAAGTTATAGAGGTGTAATTCCTCCTCCAACTGCAATGGAAGGATATGAGAAAGTGTGTCCAGGGGCAGCAGATAGAATATTGGCTATGGCAGAAAATGATTTAAAACATAAGCATGAGATTGAAACTAAGGAACAAGATAGTATAGTCAGATGTAGAGATGAAGTTTTAAATTCAGAAATTTCTAATTTCAGGAGAGGACAATATTTTGGATTTGTTATAATAGTAATAGCTCTAATAGGTGGATTTTATTTAGTTTTAAATAATCAAAAAATAGGTGGATATATAACATTAGTTTCAACAGTACTTTTATATTTTGGAGCTATAATGTATAGAAATAAAATAGAAAAACAGAATAAAGACTTTGAAGGAGAGGAAGTTTAA